One Periophthalmus magnuspinnatus isolate fPerMag1 chromosome 15, fPerMag1.2.pri, whole genome shotgun sequence genomic window carries:
- the ccdc180 gene encoding coiled-coil domain-containing protein 180, with product MNSLEEFISSSGVRYKGPSFRCPSPEVPLRTTQIQVFPVVLLRQTLSRFRSLFLDRVEFHFRELMLWSESLLCHHRQGALTEQDLTLRRLSAQNVRLFIVRPRLAELRLHQEQVDLHCGNVSQTLSCLSSDLNELLEFVDERNRTFLRTVSSLESSLQSVDSLRRAQTLDSGLREYLQNHMAETRISQTNFRKNVQVQVEQLKQTTSQLLRSFRLFSEGGDFTPHEIKMFQKRLKNEMKKINAEEESIHRQLEACHPRTLQQLREVYSLQDKLTSLKSEFLFVEKIQNILRSAQIKIKSVAAIGNQHQSEATSKIQELQSLLGDSETQVCPAQVLSIFSVLSRTLQQQAQYLHFTSDSHQRPLQEDPSLSAHLLPPPSALHPCGSRGALHADPLLGLIQTLNSDRTSPDTEPRRGAGQTCQSAGPVQKKDECPAVRRGGRAPRVDWRLQTFGPRPEPGQETCLSSRVCALLWDVTDVLMVTAEDFYRGSPGVSHFLLVPDSLELWVAHVQQRLLGYVEQSRSFHRSSEKDFLKLLVTFEQTCDKVCERLLREHEEQRRERLSAEMERLRVELEQTVSESEAEKVFNAHTANTHTPHTRQTQSHTPHTHTPDTIAHMHMPHTHARHIHTHSTRTRVVCFIVVLCGGCVFSVCVVCFRVVLCGG from the exons ATGAACAGTTTGGAGGAGTTTATCTCGTCCAGCGGCGTCAGGTACAAGGGGCCGTCgttcagatgcccttcccccGAGGTCCCTCTGAGGACCACACAGATCCAGGTGTTTCCGGTGGTGCTGCTCCGTCAGACGCTCAGCAG gTTCAGGAGTCTCTTTTTGGACCGTGTGGAGTTTCACTTCCGTGAGCTGATGCTGTGGTCTGAGTCACTTCTGTGTCaccacagacagggggcgctcacgGAGCAGGACCTGACTCTGCGGCGGCTCAGTGCTCAGAACGTCCGTCTGTTTATCGTCCGACCGCGACTCg CGGAGCTGCggctgcaccaggagcaggtcgATCTTCACTGTGGAAACGTGTCCCAGACTCTGTCCTGCCTCAGCTCTGATCTGAACGAGCTCCTGGAGTTTGTGGACGAGAGGAACCGGACCTTCCTGAGGACAGTGTCCAGTTTGGAGAGCAGCCTTCAGTCTGTGGACAGCCTTCGGCG aGCGCAGACCCTCGACTCCGGCCTGAGGGAGTATCTCCAGAACCACATGGCAGAAACACGAATATCTCAGACCAACTTCAGGAAAAATGTGCAGGTCCAAGTGGAGCAGCTGAAACAGACGACGTCACAGCTGCTCCGCTCCTTCAG ACTGTTTAGTGAAGGAGGAGACTTCACGCCTCATGAGATCAAAATGTTTCAGAAGAGGCTGAAGAACGAAATGAAAAAGATCAATGCGGAGGAAGAGTCCATCCATCGTCAGCTGGAGGCCTGTCACCCAAGGACTTTACAGCAG CTCCGGGAGGTGTACAGTCTGCAGGACAAGTTGACTTCACTCAAGTCCGAGTTcttgtttgtggaaaaaatcCAGAACATCCTCCGCAGTGCTCAAATCAAGATCAAGTCTGTG GCTGCCATCGGAAATCAGCATCAGTCTGAAGCCACCAGCAAGATTCAAGAACTTCAGAGTCTTCTGGGAGACAGTGAGACACAg GTGTGTCCAGCCCAGGTGTTGTCCATATTCTCTGTCCTCAGTCGGACGCTGCAACAGCAGGCGCAGTATCTTCACTTTACCTCG GACTCACACCAGCGCCCTCTGCAGGAAGACCCCTCTCTGTCTGCGCACCTCTTGCCCCCCCCCTCTGCGCTGCACCCCTGTGGCTCGAGAGGGGCACTGCACGCTGACCCTCTGCTCGGGCTCATCCAAACTCTAAACAG CGACAGGACGTCCCCCGACACGGAGcccagaagaggagcaggtcaAACCT GTCAGAGCGCTGGACCTGTTCAGAAGAAAGACGAGTGTCCTGCAGTGAG gagaggaggcagagcgCCCCGAGTGGACTGGAGGCTGCAGACGTTTGGGCCGAGACCCGAGCCGGGACAGGAGAC CTGTTTGAGCTCCAGAGTCTGCGCTCTGCTGTGGGACGTCACTGACGTCCTGATGGTCACCGCCGAG GATTTCTACCGGGGCAGTCCTGGTGTCAGTCACTTCCTGTTGGTTCCGGACAGTCTGGAGCTGTGGGTCGCCCACGTGCAGCAAAGACTTCTGGGATATGTGGAGCAGTCGAGGAGTTTCCACCGCTCCAGTGAGAAAG ATTTCCTGAAGCTTCTGGTCACGTTTGAACAAACCTGTGATAAAGTCTGTGAGCGGCTCCTCCGTGAACACGAGGAGCAGCGGCGGGAGCGGCTCAGCGCCGAGATGGAGCGGCTCAGGGTGGAGCTCGAGCAGACGGTGTCCGAGAGCGAGGCTGAAAAAGTGTTTAACGCACACACGGCgaacacgcacacaccacacacacgccagacacaatcacacacaccacacacacacacgccagaCACAAtcgcacacatgcacatgccacacacacacgccagacacattcacacacactccacacgcACACGTGTTGTGTGTTTCATAGTCGTATTGTGCGGCGgctgtgtgtttagtgtgtgtgttgtgtgtttcagagtCGTATTGTGCGGCGGCTGA